The DNA window CGGACGAGGTAGAGCCGGTCGCGCCAGACGAACTGGATCGGCTCCCCGTCCCTCGTCCACACCTCTATCGGATCGCCATAGAGTCTGCTCAAGACGCTTCTCCCACGCGGCTCTGGTCGTGTTCGTGAGCCACCCGGGGGAAGGCGGGCGCTTATGACTCGAACATATGTTCTCCGGACGCGGAACGCAAGTCGATCGCCTGCCGCACGAGCGGGTTCGCGCCGATCGAGTTGCGGATGCTGAAAGCCACGCTGCCCGCCCGGTAACGGTCGTCGGAGGACTCCACGGGCCTGCCCTCGTGGGTCGTCGTGGTGCGGCGCTGGCGCAGCAGCGGGCTGCCGCGGCGCACCCCCAGCAGGCGGGCGTCCTGGGCGCCCGCGGCCACCGCGTCGATGAGGTGCTCGCCGTAGGCGCACACGAGCCCGGCGGCGTCGTACAGGGCCTGGGTGACCGACTCGCAGTCGCCGGGCAGCGCCTCGACGGCGGGGGCCACCCAGGCGGCGTACACCGTCCGCTCGACCAGCACCGGCTCGCCCTCCAGCGTGCGCAGCCGCAGCACCTCCAGCACCTCGCCGCCGCCGAGCCGCGCCGACTCGGCGGAGCTCGCGGGGCGGCGGCGCTGCTCGA is part of the Nonomuraea coxensis DSM 45129 genome and encodes:
- a CDS encoding GntR family transcriptional regulator → MAARYELIADDLREGIISGAYPVGSQLPSEAELARRHGAARGTVRQAVAVLAAEGLVGSRQGARRIVLGAARSQSFAELHSFAQWARAGGHRFGGQVIEQRRRPASSAESARLGGGEVLEVLRLRTLEGEPVLVERTVYAAWVAPAVEALPGDCESVTQALYDAAGLVCAYGEHLIDAVAAGAQDARLLGVRRGSPLLRQRRTTTTHEGRPVESSDDRYRAGSVAFSIRNSIGANPLVRQAIDLRSASGEHMFES